One window of Xylocopa sonorina isolate GNS202 chromosome 9, iyXylSono1_principal, whole genome shotgun sequence genomic DNA carries:
- the Yl-1 gene encoding vacuolar protein sorting-associated protein YL-1, whose translation MALSRERRANAGNKMAKLLNEEEEDDFYKTTYGGFEEVEQDHDYMEEDEAEDEVDSDFSIDENDEPISDTEQEGPKKKRRLVTKAYKEPKVQSQKEPQKEKKVRQPRQRIFIESTERKSIRRSTAAKSAATQKRLTERNEHQKRKTRVIRHDMWKPTQEELLEEALQTEQINMKSLEKYQKLENEKKNTRTVRKAQTGPMIRYQSLAMPVMILSEVNHDKDDDKINIDGDDEKNGNSENKSPDETTDEGNVTIKSENGTKETNKKDSSHASSKNKYYYEQTKGYYERTFITFENEQLFSEAFKKPSSTQRQPMKPLCAITRLPAKYLDPMTQLPYKNVQTFRLLREAYYQQLEARTDINDTSQSPELLRWLEWRQKNQGGLAQRNTVRLEPASAMPI comes from the exons ATGGCACTGAGTAGGGAACGGCGTGCCAATGCTGGCAATAAAATGGCAAAGTTGTTaaacgaggaggaggaggatgaTTTTTACAAAACAACATATGGAGGTTTCGAAGAAGTAGAGCAGGACCATGATTACAT GGAGGAAGACGAGGCGGAAGATGAGGTGGATTCGGACTTTAGCATAGATGAAAATGACGAACCTATTTCTGATACCGAACAGGAGGGTCCCAAGAAAAAGCGTAGACTAGTAACGAAAGCTTACAAGGAGCCGAAAGTTCAGTCTCAAAAGGAGCCACAGAAAGAGAAGAAAGTGAGGCAACCGAGGCAGAGGATCTTCATCGAAAGTACAG AGAGGAAATCTATTCGTCGTTCTACTGCCGCAAAGTCGGCCGCGACGCAAAAAAGACTAACCGAGAGAAACGAGCATCAGAAAAGGAAAACGAGAGTTATAAGGCACGACATGTGGAAACCCACTCAGGAGGAATTATTAGAGGAAGCGTTACAAACCGAACAGATCAATATGAAATCGTTGG AAAAATATCAGAAATTAGAGAATGAAAAGAAGAATACGAGGACAGTAAGGAAAGCACAGACAGGACCTATGATTAGGTATCAATCGTTAGCGATGCCTGTTATGATACTTTCCGAAGTGAACCATGATAAAGACGATGATAAAATTAACATCGACGGTGATGAcgagaagaatggaaattcaGAGAACAAAAGTCCCGATGAGACAACAGACGAAGG TAATGTGACGATAAAGTCAGAGAACGGCACGAAGGAGACTAACAAAAAGGACTCTTCTCACGCTTCCAgtaaaaacaaatattattacgaaCAGACGAAGGGATACTACGAGAGAACGTTCATCACTTTTGAGAATGAACAGCTGTTTTCGGAAGCTTTTAAGAAGCCTTCGAGCACACAGAGACAGCCGATGAAACCATTATGCGCAATTACGAG GCTTCCAGCAAAGTATCTGGACCCTATGACTCAACTGCCGTACAAAAATGTGCAAACGTTTCGGCTTTTACGCGAGGCGTATTATCAACAATTGGAAGCACGAACAGATATTAACGATACGTCACAAAGTCCAGAGTTATTACGATGGCTGGAATGGAGACAAAAGAATCAGGGTGGCCTGGCTCAGAGGAACACAGTACGCCTCGAACCAGCCTCCGCCATGCCCATATAA
- the Pyd3 gene encoding beta-ureidopropionase pyd3, translating into MQTQKTSTMFDQTLEDILEKNLPEKELAEVKRLLYGRELQPLNLPQWNGSQNLDVQGYMMGGGVMEQLRPPRLVRVGIIQNSIVLPTTEPLQKQRNALHLKMQKYVEYAAACGTNILGLQEAWAMPFAFCTREKYPWCELAEDAENGPTVTLMCELAQRHGMVIICPILERDTGNGDTLWNTSVVIGNDGKIIGKHRKNHIPRVGDFNESTYYMEGNTGHPVFDTAFGRIAINVCYGRHHPQNWMMFGLNGAEIVFNPSATTSHTSEPLWSIEARNAAIANSYYTCAINRVGTEIFPNEFTSGDGAPAHHNFGQFYGSSYITAPDGTRTPGLSRCKDGLLVCEMDLNLCRQMKDFWCLRMTQRLDLYAKELKEYVEKNVKPQQNPEKSNQ; encoded by the exons ATGCAAACGCAGAAAACGAGCACGATGTTCGATCAAACTCTGGAGGATATTCTGGAGAAGAATCTCCCTGAGAAGGAGCTGGCTGAAGTCAAGCGTCTCTTATATGGCCGTGAATTACA GCCTCTGAATCTTCCTCAATGGAATGGAAGTCAAAACCTGGATGTCCAAGGATATATGATGGGCGGAGGCGTGATGGAACAACTGCGCCCACCGCGCCTTGTTCGCGTTGGTATCATCCAAAATTCCATAGTCTTACCAACAACGGAGCCTTTGCAGAAGCAGAGGAACGCTTTGCATCTGAAAATGCAGAAATACGTTGAATACGCCGCTGCCTGCGGCACGAACATACTCGGCCTGCAGGAGGCTTGGG CTATGCCGTTCGCATTCTGCACTCGAGAGAAATATCCGTGGTGTGAACTAGCCGAGGATGCTGAGAATGGCCCAACTGTAACGCTCATGTGCGAGCTTGCGCAACGACACGGCATGGTCATTATTTGCCCGATACTCGAGAGGGACACTGGTAACGGCGACACCCTGTGGAACACTTCTGTCGTGATTGGCAATGACGGCAAGATCATTGGAAAGCACAGGAAAAACCATATCCCTCGTGTGGGAGATTTCAATGAGTCCACTTACTACATGGAAGGAAATACAGGACATCCTGTTTTCGACACGGCGTTTGGACGCATAGCCATCAACGTTTGTTATGGAAGGCATCATCCCCAAAACTGGATGATGTTTGGTCTAAATGGCGCTGAG ATCGTGTTCAACCCATCAGCGACTACCAGTCATACATCTGAGCCGCTGTGGTCCATCGAAGCAAGGAACGCAGCCATAGCCAACAGCTACTATACCTGTGCTATCAATCGTGTTGGAACTGAAATATTCCCGAACGAGTTCACATCAGGCGACGGAGCTCCTGCGCATCATAATTTCGGCCAATTTTACGGGTCCAGCTACATCACTGCTCCGGATGGAACCAGAACTCCAGGCTTGAGTCGCTGTAAAGATGGTCTTCTGGTCTGTGAGATGGATCTGAATTTGTGCCGTCAAATGAAAGACTTTTGGTGTCTGAGA ATGACGCAGAGATTGGACCTGTACGCCAAAGAATTGAAAGAATACGTGGAGAAAAACGTGAAACCTCAACAGAATCCCGAGAAATCGAACCAGTAA